In Vigna angularis cultivar LongXiaoDou No.4 chromosome 8, ASM1680809v1, whole genome shotgun sequence, one DNA window encodes the following:
- the LOC108345697 gene encoding peptidyl serine alpha-galactosyltransferase isoform X3, producing MIIRGPIVPWELGAERGRPVAAYYGYLIGCDNILAQLHTKHPELCDKVGGLLAFHIDDLRVFAPLWLSKTEEVREDTAHWATNITGDIYGKGWISEMYGYSFGAAEIGLRHKINDNLMIYPGYVPREGIDPILLHYGLPFIVGNWSFNKLDHHDDGIVYECNKLFPEPPYPKELRQLELDHNRRRGLFLSIECINIINEGLLLQHAANGCPKPVWSKYLSFLKSKAYAELTQPKYVTPATLQMMEDIKEEHVDDGAGKPHPKIHTIFSTECTTYFDWQTVGLMHSFHKSGQPGNITRLLSCSDEELQKYKGHDLAPTHYVPSMSRHPLTGDWYPAINKPAAVLHWLNHVNIDAEFIVILDADMILRGSITPWEFKAARGHPVSTPYDYLIGCDNELAKLHTSHPEACDKVGGVIIMHVDDLRKFAMLWLHKTEEVRADRAHYARNITGDIYESGWISEMYGYSFGAAELKLKHTINDKILIYPGYVPAPDVKYRVFHYGLRFSVGNWSFDKAVWRNVDVVNKCWAKFPDPPDSSTLGLDNKEDLQRDLLSIECAKTLNEALNLHHQRRCSSDNSLTSEGEERKEESVVSRVSNLDANDDSTNNNITTEESESVQKDEMPSSFRFWMIFLWAFSGVGFLVVIFMVYSGHRRRGTRSKQGRRRRSLHSGFMEMNGRDRRSDVSL from the exons ACAATATTTTGGCTCAACTGCACACAAAACATCCAGAACTGTGTGACAAAGTTGGTGGGCTTTTGGCCTTTCATATAGATGACCTGCGAGTTTTTGCTCCCTTGTGGCTTTCAAAAACCGAAGAAGTTCGGGAAGATACGGCTCACTGGGCAACAAACATAACTGGTGACATCTACGGGAAAGGATGGATCAGTGAGATGTATGGATACTCTTTTGGTGCTGCAGAG ATTGGACTTCGGCACAAGATCAATGATAACTTAATGATCTACCCTGGTTATGTTCCTCGAGAGGGAATAGATCCAATTCTTCTTCACTATGGGCTTCCATTTATTGTTGGGAATTGGTCATTTAATAAACTGGATCACCATGATGACGGAATTGTCTATGAATGTAATAAACTCTTTCCAGAACCTCCATATCCCAAAGAG TTAAGACAGTTGGAACTTGATCATAATCGAAGGAGAGGGCTATTTCTAAGCATAGAGTGCATAAACATTATAAATGAAGGCCTTTTATTACAACATGCAGCAAATGGTTGCCCTAAACCAGTATGGTCTAAATACTTGAGCTTTTTGAAAAGCAAAGCTTATGCAGAACTAACTCAGCCAAAATATGTGACTCCTGCTACTTTACAAATGATGGAGGATATCAAAGAAGAACATGTTGATGATGGTGCAGGAAAGCCACATCCTAAAATTCATACCATTTTTTCAACGGAATGCACCACATACTTTGATTGGCAAACTGTAGGACTTATGCACAGCTTCCATAAAAGTGGACAGCCTGGAAATATTACTAGACTTCTCAGCTGCTCTGATGAAGAATTACAGAAGTATAAAGGCCATGATTTGGCTCCAACACATTATGTCCCTTCTATGAGTCGACATCCACTAACAGGAGATTG GTATCCAGCAATTAATAAACCAGCTGCAGTCCTTCATTGGCTTAATCATGTAAATATTGATGCTGAATTCATAGTGATTCTTGATGCTGACATGATCTTAAGAGGCTCAATAACACCATGGGAATTCAAAGCAGCTCGTGGTCATCCCGTTTCAACTCCTTATGA CTACCTTATTGGCTGTGACAACGAGCTTGCAAAATTACATACTAGCCATCCTGAGGCCTGTGACAAGGTTGGTGGTGTAATCATTATGCATGTAGATGATCTCCGGAAATTTGCAATGCTGTGGCTGCATAAAACTGAGGAGGTCCGAGCTGATAGAGCTCATTATGCAAGAAATATAACTGGAGACATATATGAATCTGGGTGGATTAGTGAGATGTATGGTTACTCATTTGGTGCTGCAGAG TTGAAATTAAAGCATACTATAAACGATAAGATACTGATATACCCAGGATATGTTCCTGCACCTGATGTCAAATATAGAGTCTTCCATTACGGATTGCGATTCAGTGTTGGAAATTGGAGCTTTGACAAAGCAGTTTGGCGCAATGTTGACGTGGTCAACAAATGCTGGGCCAAGTTCCCAGATCCACCAGATTCCTCAACACTTGGTCTAGATAACAAGGAGGATTTACAGCGAGATCTGCTCAGCATAGAATGTGCTAAGACGTTGAATGAAGCACTGAATCTTCACCACCAGAGAAGGTGTTCAAGTGATAATTCCTTGACATCAGAAGGggaggaaagaaaagaagaaagtgtaGTGTCAAGGGTCAGCAACCTGGATGCAAATGATGattcaacaaacaacaatatcACGACGGAGGAATCAGAAAGTGTGCAGAAAGATGAGATGCCTAGTTCTTTCAGGTTTTGGATGATATTCTTGTGGGCATTTTCAGGAGTAGGTTTCTTGGTTGTCATTTTTATGGTGTATTCAGGTCATAGAAGAAGAGGAACTAGATCAAAACAAGGTAGGAGGAGAAGAAGCTTGCATTCAGGTTTCATGGAAATGAACGGACGTGATCGCCGCAGTGATGTGTCTCTGTAG